From the genome of Metallibacterium scheffleri:
CGACGTATTCTGATCCGCCGCGTGTATGCCGACCCGGCGCTGGCATGCCAGCGCATGAATTGCGATGATCCGCGCAGCCCACTGCAGGAGCGGTCGATGCCTCGTCTTCATGGCCACCACGCTGCACGCCGCGCCCAAGGCAATCGACAGCAACTGCGCCGGCGCATCGCGCTGGAGGCCGCGCGATTGATCAGCGAACACGGGCTGCGCGATTACCACCGTGCGAAACTGCGCGCCGCCGAACGCCTCGGCATCCGCGACGACCAGGCGCTGCCACACAACGACGAGATCGAGTCGGCTTTGCGCGAGCATCAACGCCTGTTTTTTGGCAACAGTCAAATCGAGGCCCTGCAGGCGCGACGTCTGGCGGCGCGCGAGGCGATGCGGTTTCTGCAACGTTTCGAGCCGCGTCTGGTTGGCGCGGTGCTGGAGGGTACCGCTGACCAGCACTCCGCCGTCTGCCTGCACCTGTTCAGCGATACGCCTGGCGAGGTCGAGCAGTTCCTCTCCGAGCACGGTATTCGCTACGAGTTACGCGAACGCAGGCTGCGTATGGATCGCGAGCGCAACCTGACGATCGAGGTGCTGCAGTTCATTGCTGATGACATCGCGTTCGATCTCAGCGTGCTGCCGCGTGACGGCCTGCGTCAGGCACCCTTGGATCGTGTCCGTCCGCGTGCCATGCAGCGCGCCTCGCTGGGCGCACTGGAAGCGTTGCTGCGTGCCCACCCTGCAGCGCCAATGTGATCGGGGCCATGCAGAACCCACGCCCATCCAAGGCGTGAGGTATCCGGCGCGCCTCAGCGCGTCGTGATCGGGCGATAGTCACGTTTGGCCGCACCGGTATAAACCTGGCGCGGACGGCCGATCTTGGTATCGGCGGTTTCGTGTTGTTCGATCCAGTGCGCGATCCAGCCGGAGGTGCGCGCGATGGCGAACATCACCGTGAACATTTCCTTGGGAATGTTCAGTGCCTTGTAAATCAGACCCGAGTAGAAATCGACGTTGGGATAAAGCTTGCGCTCGACGAAATAATCATCCTTCAGCGCCACGCGCTCGAGTTCCAGCGCCACGTCCAGCAGCGGATCGGACACGCCCAGGTCGGCCAGCACCTTGTGCGTCATCTCGCGAATGATCGCCGCGCGTGGGTCGTAATTCTTGTAGATGCGGTGACCGAAGCCCATCAGGCGGAAACCGGAGTTCTTGTCCTTGGCCTTGGCCACGACGCTGTCCACATGTTTCGCGTCACCGATTTCCTCCAGCATCTTCAGCACCGCCTCATTGGCGCCCCCGTGTGCCGGCCCCCACAACGCGGCGATGCCGGCGGCGACACTGGCATAGGGATTGGCACCAGTGGAACCGACCAGGCGCACCGTCGACGTGGATGCGTTCTGCTCATGATCGGCATGCAGGATGAACAGCAGATCCAGCGCTTTGGCCGCGGTCGGACTGAGCTCCAATGGCTCGCTCGGCACCTCGAACATCATGTGCAGGAAGCGCGTGCAGTATTCAAGGTTGTTGCGCGGAAAACGCATCGGCCAGCCGACCGAATAGCGATAGCAGGCCGCGGCAATGGTCGGCATCTTGGCGATCAGGCGGACCGCCGCAAGACGCCGATGCTCGGGATTCTCGATATCGATCTTGTCGTGATAGAACGCCGACAACGAAGCGATCGAAGCGCATACCATGGCCATGGGATGCGCATCGTGGTGAAAGCCGCGCAGAAAGTGGCGAATCGACTCGTGCATCATCGAGTGATGCGTCACCTCGTTGTCAAAGGCATCGAACTGGGCCTGATTCGGCAACTCGCCGTGCAGGAGCAGGTAAGCCACTTCCAGATAGCTCGACTGCTTGGCCAGTTGCTCGATCGGATAGCCGCGGTACATCAGCACGCCGGCATCGCCATCGATGTAAGTGATGGCGCTGCGGCAGCTGGCCGTGGACATGAAGCCGGGGTCATAGGTGAAGCAGCCGGTATCGCGATAGAGCTTGCCGATATCGAGCGCGGCCGGGCCGATGCTGCCGGTCACGGCGGGCAGTTCGGTATTGCTGCCAGTGGACTCGTTGATGAGCTTGTAGGTGGACACGCTCGGTCTCCTTGTGACGTGGACGCCGCGGGCGAAAATGACGCGCGGGAGCAGGCGCCGGATTGGGGATGGACAGACAAGACCGCGCAATTCACACAGCGGTGGTGTCACACGGGCAGGCGGCCCGCAAATTCGCTGCGAATTATCGCACAGTGCGCTGCAGCGCAGCAGCAAAAACAACAACGCCGGCACGAGGCCGGCGCTGCAATGAACAT
Proteins encoded in this window:
- a CDS encoding citrate synthase; this translates as MSTYKLINESTGSNTELPAVTGSIGPAALDIGKLYRDTGCFTYDPGFMSTASCRSAITYIDGDAGVLMYRGYPIEQLAKQSSYLEVAYLLLHGELPNQAQFDAFDNEVTHHSMMHESIRHFLRGFHHDAHPMAMVCASIASLSAFYHDKIDIENPEHRRLAAVRLIAKMPTIAAACYRYSVGWPMRFPRNNLEYCTRFLHMMFEVPSEPLELSPTAAKALDLLFILHADHEQNASTSTVRLVGSTGANPYASVAAGIAALWGPAHGGANEAVLKMLEEIGDAKHVDSVVAKAKDKNSGFRLMGFGHRIYKNYDPRAAIIREMTHKVLADLGVSDPLLDVALELERVALKDDYFVERKLYPNVDFYSGLIYKALNIPKEMFTVMFAIARTSGWIAHWIEQHETADTKIGRPRQVYTGAAKRDYRPITTR